The sequence ACGTAATGAACGTAATCGTGAAAAAGAAGCAAATGGGGAAATTTTAGAAATTAAACCAAAAGAACGTAAAAAAGTTGATGATTCAAAAAAAGCTGATAAAAAAGATGATGAAAAAGAAACACCAAAAGATAAAAAGGAATAATCAATTCCTTTTTTTATTTTAATCAATTCCCTTTAAAGGGTTTTTTTGTTTTTTTCTCCGTTTAGGTAAAATCTATAATATAATTGAAGAGGTAAGAAAGTGAGAAGTTTAAAATGGATAAAATTGTTAAAGGTCTAAGTAATGACCATAATATAAAAATTACCATTACTGATGCAACAAATTTGTTAAATGAAATTATTAAATTACATGAAACAAATCCGTTGGCAACAATTGCCTTGGCGCGAACAACAATGGCAACAATTTTAATTGGTAGTGATATGAAAGAAGAAAGTGATAAAATTACTTCGATTCTAAACGGAAAGGGTCCAATTGGGACAATTATGGCTGAATATACTGGCCATAAAGTAAGGGCTTTTTGTGCTAATCCGCAATTTAGTTTAGAAGAGATTGATCGTGACCATGATGTAATTTCACAAGTAGTTGGAACAAAAGGTTATTTACAAGTTATTAAAGATTTGGGGATGAAAGAACCATTTACAGGCAAAATTAAATTAATTTCAGGAGAAATTAACTTAGATTTTACCTATTACTTAGTACAAAGTGAACAAATTAAATCATTAATTGCTTGCTCGGTTAAATTAAATAAAGATAACACAATTGAAAAAGCAGTTGGTTTATATGCACAATTATTGCCTGAACACCAAGAAGAAGATATTGACTATTTAGAAGGAAAAGTTGAAAATTTAGGAAGTATTACCGAAAAATTAATTGAATCTGATGATTTAAAAAACATTTTTCATTTAATTGATCCAGCATGTAAAATTTATGAACCAGAAGAAATTAAATTTAGTTGTAGTTGTTCATTTGAAAAAGCTTTAGAATCAGTCAAACTATTAGGCGAAGAGCAAATTAATGAAGTGTTAGAAAATAATAGTGAAGTTGAGATTGTTTGTGATTTTTGTCGAACAAAATACTTAATTAGTAGTGATGATATTAAAAAATTAATGATTTCATAATCTTAAAAATTTTTATTAATTAACAAAAAAGCAATAAATTACTATTGTTTTTTTATTGCCATTTTTTGTGCTTTTCTTTTTTAGTGTTATAATAAAAGAACAAACTGTAAAAAATAGGAGTGAATTTAGTGAAAATAAATTTTAGAAAATTTAATATTAGTTTTACTACTACTTTTTTGCTTTTCTTTTTTTGTTATGTTAGTTTTAATTACTTAATTTTAATAATGCCAAATACAGTTTTCCAAATAGTTTCATTTATTTTTAAATTTTTATATTTAATTATTACAGATATTGTCTTATTATTTTTCCTATTTTTTTGATCAGATATTTTAAGAAAATTTAAAAAGCATGCAAATAAAAAATATTTGTTTGAAATTATTCGAACAAATTGACTAATTATAATGATTGGGTTTTTTAATCTAATAATTTTTGCTCAAATTAATTTTATTATTAATTTAAATGCTGTAGTTAAAACAATGCTAATGTTCGTTCATTTTGAAGAATATTTGGGCTTGTTAATAATTTATTATATTTTTTACCTAGTATTAACTTTAATCTTTATTACAAATTTAATTATTGTTAAAGTATATAATAAATTTTTAAACGCTTTATTTTTCAGGGCTAATGATAACTTTGCCACTGCATTAAACTTAATTTTTGAAACAGAAGATATCTTAGAAATTAATGACGTTGAAATTAAATGATATCAACTATTTGGTAATCAAAGAATTAATTTTATTAAGCAATCAATATTAATTGATAAGTTACGCCAAAGTGAAAAAATAGTTCAATTTAAAAAGGAGACTTGCCCACCATTGCTTATTTTTTAGTAATAGTTTTTAATATCAAGGAGGAAAAGAAATGCGCGGGTTTAAGCTTTTATTTAAAAATAATTTTAGAAATACAACAAAAAATAAAATTCAATTTTTTGGTTTGATAGTTTTAGTTTTTTTAACAAGTTTAATTTTTACAATTGTTGAAGTTTCAAAACAAAGAGTTGAACAAGTTTATAATAATTTTATTTCAGAAAAAATGAGTAACCAACATGATTTTATTGTTGATTTTTCTGAGACATCATATATCCAAGGAGAAAAGGATCCATTTTTACAAATTACTGATT is a genomic window of Spiroplasma syrphidicola EA-1 containing:
- a CDS encoding Hsp33 family molecular chaperone HslO, whose product is MDKIVKGLSNDHNIKITITDATNLLNEIIKLHETNPLATIALARTTMATILIGSDMKEESDKITSILNGKGPIGTIMAEYTGHKVRAFCANPQFSLEEIDRDHDVISQVVGTKGYLQVIKDLGMKEPFTGKIKLISGEINLDFTYYLVQSEQIKSLIACSVKLNKDNTIEKAVGLYAQLLPEHQEEDIDYLEGKVENLGSITEKLIESDDLKNIFHLIDPACKIYEPEEIKFSCSCSFEKALESVKLLGEEQINEVLENNSEVEIVCDFCRTKYLISSDDIKKLMIS